The following are encoded together in the Leuconostoc mesenteroides subsp. mesenteroides ATCC 8293 genome:
- a CDS encoding transporter substrate-binding domain-containing protein, with protein MEKAKKRQFGIIATIVLAAVIVLGLLWATTAAKKNEEHQDTLQRVEKLGRIIWGVKSDTKLFGLMDTKTGVSKGFDVDIAKALTVQISKQTGVPMSAEFVPVSSSSKIQLLKNTNIDGTVSTMTITPEREKIIDFTNQYFDAGQSILVKKDSGIKSIKDMNDSKYKIIVVVGTTAAEETKKFAPKAKLLAVQDYATGMQALKAGQGQAMSTDNAILYGFATENPDYQIVGGTFTHGPYGIAFDNNQGPMVRETNKALATIKKNGTYNKLIKKWFSDVPGLDWHELEAK; from the coding sequence ATGGAAAAAGCTAAAAAAAGACAGTTTGGTATCATTGCCACAATCGTTTTAGCTGCTGTTATTGTCCTCGGTTTATTGTGGGCAACTACTGCTGCTAAGAAAAATGAAGAGCATCAAGATACATTACAACGTGTTGAAAAACTAGGGCGAATTATTTGGGGTGTGAAATCTGACACCAAATTATTTGGTTTAATGGACACAAAGACTGGTGTTTCTAAAGGGTTCGACGTTGATATTGCTAAAGCGTTAACAGTTCAGATATCAAAGCAAACCGGTGTTCCAATGTCTGCGGAATTTGTACCAGTGTCTTCATCTTCAAAAATACAATTATTGAAGAATACTAATATTGATGGTACGGTATCAACAATGACAATCACACCTGAACGTGAAAAAATTATTGACTTTACGAATCAATATTTTGATGCCGGACAATCAATTCTGGTTAAAAAAGACTCAGGCATTAAGTCAATTAAAGATATGAACGATTCAAAGTATAAAATCATCGTTGTTGTTGGGACTACGGCTGCCGAAGAAACAAAGAAATTTGCACCAAAGGCCAAGTTGCTAGCTGTTCAGGATTATGCCACAGGTATGCAAGCCCTTAAGGCCGGCCAAGGTCAGGCAATGTCAACTGATAATGCGATTTTGTATGGATTTGCTACAGAAAACCCCGATTATCAAATTGTGGGCGGTACTTTTACCCACGGACCTTATGGTATTGCTTTTGATAATAATCAAGGGCCAATGGTTAGAGAGACGAACAAAGCGCTTGCAACAATTAAGAAAAATGGTACCTATAATAAATTAATTAAGAAGTGGTTCAGCGATGTGCCAGGACTTGATTGGCATGAATTGGAGGCGAAATAA
- a CDS encoding ABC transporter ATP-binding protein: MSNPILKVENLHVNFNTYAGTVQAIRDVSFDLNEGETLAIVGESGSGKSVTTKTLMGLNAKNAIIPDNSRLIFKDKNLLELKEEEWQHVRGNEIAMIFQDPMTSLDPTMKIGHQIAEPLVKHRGMKEKEALARALELMKGVGIPDAEEHINDYPHQWSGGMRQRAVIAIALAADPEILIADEPTTALDVTIQAQILNLMKELQKESNSSIIFITHDLGVVAGMANRVAVMYAGKIVEYGTVDEIFFNPQHPYTWGLLNSMPTTDTEEGSLQAIPGTPPDLLEPPVGDAFAARNQYALAIDSREEPPFFKVSETHYAATWLLDERAPKVTPPRQILNRWAHWQELQGQEA, translated from the coding sequence ATGAGTAATCCAATTTTAAAAGTTGAAAATTTACACGTCAACTTCAATACTTATGCTGGTACCGTGCAGGCGATTCGTGATGTTTCATTTGATTTAAATGAAGGTGAAACATTAGCAATTGTTGGTGAGTCTGGATCAGGAAAATCAGTAACAACAAAAACTTTAATGGGACTAAATGCTAAGAATGCCATCATTCCTGATAATAGTCGATTGATATTTAAGGACAAAAACTTATTAGAGTTGAAAGAAGAAGAGTGGCAACACGTTCGTGGTAACGAAATTGCTATGATTTTTCAGGATCCAATGACGAGTTTGGATCCAACAATGAAAATTGGTCATCAAATTGCTGAACCATTGGTTAAGCATCGTGGCATGAAAGAAAAAGAGGCTCTGGCTCGTGCGCTAGAATTGATGAAAGGTGTTGGTATTCCTGATGCCGAAGAACACATCAATGACTATCCACACCAATGGTCAGGTGGAATGAGACAACGTGCGGTTATTGCAATTGCTTTGGCAGCTGATCCTGAAATATTGATCGCAGATGAACCAACAACTGCCTTAGATGTAACCATTCAAGCGCAAATTTTGAACTTGATGAAAGAACTACAGAAAGAATCAAATTCATCCATTATTTTCATCACTCATGATTTAGGTGTTGTTGCTGGCATGGCCAATCGAGTGGCTGTTATGTATGCTGGTAAAATTGTTGAGTATGGCACTGTTGATGAAATTTTCTTCAATCCACAACATCCATATACATGGGGATTGTTGAATTCAATGCCAACAACAGATACTGAAGAAGGATCGCTGCAAGCCATTCCAGGAACACCACCTGATTTGTTGGAACCTCCTGTTGGGGATGCCTTTGCGGCACGTAATCAATACGCATTAGCAATTGATAGTCGTGAGGAACCACCATTTTTCAAAGTTAGTGAGACACACTATGCGGCCACTTGGTTGTTGGATGAACGTGCGCCTAAGGTTACCCCACCAAGACAAATTTTGAATCGTTGGGCCCATTGGCAAGAATTACAAGGGCAGGAGGCTTAA
- a CDS encoding ABC transporter ATP-binding protein has translation MTEKNNSVWAKNIPVREQLHVIWTLIKMAKPFRSMFIVALVIGAAFALLQAAAPRVIAYYMTTYLHQTSSVPLRITISFAVFVAVIRVLQAVTDALNAYYFTVAGEYALEDMRLRVFQKLHTLGMKFFDEMPAGSLVTRVNNDTASLTDFWRFFMQLTFAVMSMIGAYIGMWTIDVHATLLMMIVVPFIVASIIIYQRFSSRLFRHMRERLSALNAKIAESVTGIDIIQEFYQEDRFKKEFGKINGEYFNARFKMIKADALLLEPMIDMLLGGATVLVLWYFGELSIQTVVSAGAIYAFTTYLNNIFGPLESIMNLFSPFQEGLVSGYRILGILGNDTYAPAQNPNAKGDITDGKIEFKHVNFSYDGRHPILKDLTFTANPGDTVALVGHTGSGKSSTINTLMRFYDFQSGEILIDGQDIRDIAMDKLRSKMGLVLQDPFMFYGDIAFNIRMYNDSLTDEQIKLAAEFVGADDFIENLDGGYQAKVQEGGSSFSAGEKQLISFARTIVANPKILILDEATANVDTETEAKIQNSLVKMRQDRTTIAIAHRLSTIKDANLILVLDQGEVVERGTHDELLAARGRYYDLYRLQGAQSGIAV, from the coding sequence ATGACAGAAAAAAATAATTCTGTTTGGGCAAAAAATATTCCTGTTAGAGAACAACTGCATGTTATTTGGACGTTGATTAAAATGGCAAAACCGTTTCGGTCAATGTTTATCGTGGCACTTGTAATTGGCGCGGCTTTTGCGCTATTACAAGCTGCTGCACCACGAGTCATTGCTTACTATATGACGACTTATTTGCATCAAACAAGCAGTGTTCCGCTGAGAATTACGATTAGTTTTGCTGTTTTTGTGGCAGTTATTCGCGTGTTGCAAGCTGTGACAGATGCTTTGAATGCCTACTATTTCACTGTGGCTGGTGAATATGCTTTAGAAGATATGCGATTACGCGTATTTCAAAAGTTACACACATTGGGTATGAAATTTTTCGATGAAATGCCTGCGGGTTCACTGGTAACACGGGTTAATAATGATACGGCATCGTTGACAGATTTTTGGCGATTCTTTATGCAACTTACCTTTGCTGTGATGAGTATGATTGGTGCCTATATTGGCATGTGGACAATTGATGTGCATGCAACCCTCCTTATGATGATTGTTGTACCATTCATTGTGGCTAGTATTATCATTTATCAACGCTTTTCATCACGACTATTTCGCCATATGCGCGAACGTTTGTCGGCATTGAATGCTAAAATTGCTGAAAGTGTCACCGGAATTGATATCATTCAAGAATTTTATCAAGAGGATCGCTTTAAAAAAGAATTCGGCAAAATTAATGGTGAGTACTTTAATGCTCGTTTTAAAATGATCAAGGCTGACGCACTGTTATTAGAACCTATGATTGACATGTTGTTAGGTGGTGCGACGGTTTTAGTTTTATGGTATTTTGGTGAACTTTCCATACAAACAGTTGTCTCAGCAGGTGCTATTTATGCATTTACTACTTATTTAAACAATATTTTTGGCCCCTTGGAAAGTATTATGAATTTATTCAGTCCTTTCCAAGAAGGTTTAGTATCAGGATATCGCATCCTTGGCATCCTCGGTAACGACACTTATGCTCCGGCGCAAAACCCGAATGCTAAGGGAGACATCACTGATGGAAAAATTGAATTTAAGCATGTTAATTTTAGCTATGATGGTCGTCATCCAATCCTAAAAGATTTAACATTTACTGCAAACCCGGGTGATACGGTTGCCTTGGTAGGACATACTGGTTCTGGAAAAAGTTCTACCATTAATACATTAATGCGTTTTTATGACTTTCAATCAGGTGAAATTTTGATTGATGGTCAGGATATTCGTGATATTGCGATGGACAAATTACGCAGCAAAATGGGACTAGTGTTACAAGACCCATTCATGTTCTATGGCGATATTGCGTTTAACATTCGTATGTACAATGACAGTCTTACGGATGAACAAATTAAATTAGCAGCTGAATTTGTGGGTGCCGACGATTTCATAGAAAATTTGGACGGCGGGTATCAAGCTAAAGTACAAGAAGGAGGAAGCAGTTTTTCTGCTGGTGAGAAACAACTGATCAGTTTCGCACGCACAATTGTAGCTAATCCTAAAATATTAATATTGGATGAAGCTACTGCGAACGTGGACACGGAAACAGAAGCAAAAATTCAGAACTCACTGGTTAAAATGCGTCAAGATCGAACCACGATCGCAATTGCCCACAGACTTTCTACTATTAAAGATGCTAATTTAATTTTGGTGCTGGATCAAGGAGAGGTCGTTGAACGTGGAACCCATGATGAACTGCTTGCAGCACGTGGAAGGTATTATGACCTTTATCGATTGCAAGGCGCACAAAGTGGGATAGCGGTATAA
- a CDS encoding peptide ABC transporter substrate-binding protein, whose translation MDTWKKWAIGAAVVVVAGAGTRAAGLWGGSNGSSSDTLKFSFPTEIQTLDISKNTDTYSGTVIGNTGSNLLRVNAKGKTVPELAKSVKVSKDGLTYTATLRNGLKWSDGSKLTAKDFVYSWQRIVNPKTASQYAYLTSGVKNADDIVAGKTKVSELGVTSKGNVITFKLERPIPQFKYLLTFANFMPQKQSFVEKQGKKYGTTSAKQLYSGPYKFEGWNGTNNNFKLVKNDNYWDAKSVKTKEIDYSVVKKTETAVQLYKQGKLDRASISTPELYAANKNNKDKVKAPEATTAYIEYNQTGKNKFLANTKIRQALNLATNRKELVEQVTSGLSTAATGLAPQGLAKTASGEDLAKYVAPGYKYDTKEAAKLFAEGLKEVGESSMTLTITSDADSASAKTTLDYLQGSLQKALPGLKVEEKFVPFKQRLSDSETQNFDAVVSLWGGDYPEGSTFYDLFKDGSSYNNGQFNNAAYTKAVNRAETTNALNDSARDADYKEAESALYKQANFNPLYFRSGYSLARPNVKGVIINTTGLNIDLKYAYRK comes from the coding sequence ATGGATACATGGAAAAAATGGGCGATCGGTGCAGCCGTTGTGGTTGTTGCTGGCGCTGGAACGCGTGCTGCCGGTCTCTGGGGTGGTTCGAACGGATCATCAAGTGATACACTCAAGTTTTCTTTTCCGACAGAAATTCAAACTTTAGATATTTCAAAAAATACGGATACTTACTCAGGAACAGTTATTGGTAACACCGGATCTAACCTGCTCCGTGTTAATGCCAAGGGTAAGACTGTTCCAGAATTGGCTAAGTCAGTTAAGGTATCGAAAGATGGATTGACTTATACTGCTACATTGCGCAATGGATTGAAGTGGTCAGATGGATCAAAGCTAACTGCTAAAGATTTCGTTTATTCATGGCAACGTATCGTTAACCCTAAAACAGCTTCGCAATATGCTTACTTGACATCCGGTGTTAAGAACGCGGATGATATTGTTGCAGGCAAGACAAAGGTTAGCGAGTTGGGTGTAACTTCTAAAGGGAATGTGATTACATTTAAATTAGAACGACCAATTCCGCAGTTTAAGTATTTACTGACTTTTGCTAACTTTATGCCACAGAAGCAAAGCTTTGTTGAAAAACAAGGTAAAAAATATGGTACAACTTCAGCTAAGCAACTGTATTCTGGTCCTTATAAGTTTGAAGGTTGGAATGGAACTAATAATAATTTCAAACTTGTTAAAAACGATAATTATTGGGATGCAAAGAGCGTTAAGACAAAGGAAATTGACTATTCCGTTGTTAAGAAGACAGAGACAGCTGTTCAATTATATAAGCAAGGTAAGCTTGACCGTGCGTCAATTTCAACACCAGAATTATATGCTGCTAACAAGAACAATAAAGATAAGGTAAAGGCTCCTGAAGCAACAACAGCCTATATTGAGTATAATCAAACTGGTAAAAATAAGTTCCTAGCAAATACAAAAATTCGTCAAGCTTTGAACTTGGCAACAAACCGTAAAGAACTAGTAGAACAAGTAACTTCTGGCCTATCAACTGCAGCAACTGGTTTAGCACCTCAAGGATTAGCTAAGACGGCTTCTGGCGAAGATTTGGCAAAGTACGTTGCTCCTGGTTACAAGTATGACACTAAAGAAGCGGCTAAATTGTTTGCTGAAGGTTTGAAAGAAGTCGGTGAATCAAGCATGACATTGACAATTACTTCTGATGCTGACAGCGCCAGTGCAAAAACTACTTTGGATTACTTGCAAGGCTCATTACAAAAGGCTTTGCCAGGCTTGAAGGTTGAAGAAAAGTTTGTGCCATTCAAGCAACGTTTATCTGATTCAGAAACGCAAAACTTTGATGCGGTTGTTTCACTTTGGGGCGGCGATTATCCTGAAGGCTCAACTTTCTATGATCTGTTCAAAGATGGTTCTTCATATAACAACGGTCAGTTCAATAATGCTGCGTACACAAAGGCAGTGAACAGAGCAGAAACTACAAATGCTTTGAATGATTCTGCTCGTGATGCGGACTATAAGGAAGCTGAATCAGCTTTGTATAAGCAAGCTAACTTTAATCCACTTTACTTCCGTTCAGGCTATTCATTGGCTCGTCCAAATGTTAAGGGTGTAATTATTAACACAACAGGACTAAATATCGATCTAAAATACGCTTACCGTAAGTAA
- a CDS encoding ABC transporter permease, with amino-acid sequence MAANTEDFVIVGAQSSDANEHISKPALSFWQDAWRRLKLNKLAVVSMWFLVFILGFAIISNVFVKQSDANSFDSDNVGKYKNLPPKSGLPIPGWNGKIKSPGSTEATDSYSDNNVKQNFLFGTDNIGRSLGKRVIVGMRISLLVAISATVIDLVIGVTYGVISGWKGGWVDVVMQRIIEILSSVPNLIVVTMFGLLLGNGVTSIIIAIAITGWLSMARQVRNMTLSLKERDYILAAKSLGESSTKIAIKHLIPNMAGTIIVQIMMTVPSAIMFEAILSAINLGVKPPTASLGSLISDAQSMLQFYPYQVLIPSGMLVLISLAFILLGDGLRDAFDPRASED; translated from the coding sequence ATGGCTGCAAATACTGAAGATTTTGTCATCGTTGGCGCACAAAGCTCTGATGCCAACGAACATATTTCCAAGCCAGCACTGTCATTTTGGCAGGATGCTTGGCGTCGTCTGAAATTAAATAAATTAGCGGTTGTATCAATGTGGTTTTTGGTATTTATCCTTGGATTTGCCATTATATCGAATGTTTTTGTGAAGCAAAGTGACGCAAACTCGTTTGATTCTGACAATGTCGGTAAATATAAAAATTTACCACCAAAGTCTGGACTACCAATTCCTGGCTGGAACGGTAAAATAAAATCACCAGGATCAACAGAAGCGACCGATTCATATAGTGATAATAATGTGAAGCAAAACTTTTTGTTTGGTACTGATAACATTGGCCGTTCACTAGGAAAACGTGTTATTGTCGGTATGCGCATTTCTCTATTAGTTGCAATCTCGGCAACAGTCATTGATTTAGTTATTGGTGTGACCTATGGCGTCATTTCTGGATGGAAAGGCGGTTGGGTCGATGTTGTCATGCAACGAATCATTGAAATTCTCTCATCTGTTCCAAACCTAATTGTTGTTACAATGTTTGGTTTGTTACTTGGTAATGGTGTTACATCGATTATAATCGCGATTGCCATTACTGGTTGGTTGAGTATGGCTCGTCAAGTTCGTAATATGACACTTTCTTTGAAAGAACGTGACTATATATTAGCCGCAAAATCATTGGGTGAGAGTTCAACAAAAATTGCTATCAAACATTTGATACCAAATATGGCTGGTACAATTATTGTTCAAATTATGATGACAGTGCCAAGTGCCATTATGTTTGAAGCAATATTATCAGCGATTAACTTGGGTGTTAAACCACCAACAGCATCATTGGGATCACTGATTTCTGATGCACAAAGTATGTTGCAATTCTATCCTTATCAAGTTTTGATTCCTTCCGGTATGTTGGTGTTAATTTCGTTGGCGTTCATTCTATTGGGTGACGGACTTCGTGATGCTTTCGACCCACGTGCGAGTGAAGATTAA
- a CDS encoding amino acid ABC transporter ATP-binding protein, translating to MSMIEFKNVEKYYGKFHALKNINLKIDEGETVVLIGPSGSGKSTLIRAINGLEEIQEGKLLVNGFDLHDPKTDINRIRKNVGMVFQHFNLYNNKSTLENVMLAPRLVLKRSEDENKSTAMALLDKVGLADKAANMPSELSGGQKQRAAIARSLAMQPKALLFDEPTSALDPEMVGDVLDVMRDIAKDSSMTMLVVTHEMSFAKAVADRVIFMADGEILEDSTTEEFFNNPREPRAQQFLSQVDHK from the coding sequence ATGTCAATGATTGAATTTAAAAACGTCGAGAAATATTATGGGAAGTTTCATGCTTTGAAGAACATTAATTTAAAAATTGATGAAGGTGAGACTGTTGTTCTTATCGGTCCTTCAGGGTCTGGAAAGTCAACTTTGATTCGTGCAATTAATGGACTAGAAGAAATACAAGAAGGTAAGCTTCTGGTCAATGGATTTGATTTACATGATCCTAAAACCGATATCAATCGTATCCGTAAAAACGTTGGCATGGTTTTTCAGCACTTTAATTTGTACAATAATAAATCAACATTGGAAAACGTGATGCTTGCACCACGTCTAGTTTTGAAGCGTAGTGAAGACGAAAATAAGTCTACAGCAATGGCTTTGTTGGATAAAGTTGGTTTGGCAGATAAGGCAGCTAATATGCCATCTGAATTATCAGGTGGTCAAAAGCAACGTGCAGCTATTGCTCGTTCACTAGCGATGCAACCTAAAGCCTTGTTGTTCGATGAACCAACATCAGCTTTGGATCCTGAAATGGTTGGGGATGTGTTGGACGTTATGCGTGATATTGCTAAGGACTCATCTATGACAATGCTTGTTGTTACCCATGAAATGAGTTTTGCTAAGGCTGTGGCTGATCGTGTTATCTTTATGGCTGACGGTGAAATTCTTGAAGATAGTACAACCGAAGAATTCTTTAATAATCCTAGAGAACCACGTGCTCAACAGTTCTTGAGCCAAGTTGATCACAAATAA
- a CDS encoding ABC transporter permease, with the protein MVKYILKRLALLIFTLFLVITATFFLMQVMPGTPFNNPKLTPQMIAQLNKAYGLDLPLWQQYLNYLVNAFRGDFGTSFQYQNQSVSMLIGQRLPISAQLGAQALVIGVVAGLLMGAVSARNKNNKIDGTLGVVSTLGISVPSFILGIIFLYLFGFKWPLFPVSGWGDSFSQSVLPTLALAVTPAAVVTRFVRSEMIEALGSDYVQLARAKGLSEKEIVNKHAYRNSMIPVLTLVGPMAAGLLTGSTLIENIFSIPGIGQQFVSSIPTKDFPVIMGTTIVYAVMLMVMILITDILTAIVDPRVRLQ; encoded by the coding sequence ATGGTGAAATATATTTTAAAGCGATTGGCGCTTCTGATTTTCACGTTATTCTTGGTGATTACTGCTACGTTTTTCTTGATGCAAGTTATGCCAGGAACACCGTTCAATAATCCTAAATTAACGCCGCAAATGATTGCCCAATTAAACAAAGCATACGGATTGGATTTGCCTTTATGGCAACAATACCTGAATTATTTGGTAAATGCCTTTCGTGGTGATTTTGGAACATCCTTCCAATATCAAAATCAAAGTGTCAGCATGTTAATCGGACAACGGTTACCAATCTCAGCCCAGCTGGGTGCCCAAGCACTGGTTATCGGTGTTGTTGCTGGTCTGCTAATGGGTGCAGTATCAGCTCGAAATAAAAATAATAAAATTGATGGCACATTAGGTGTGGTATCAACACTAGGAATTTCGGTTCCAAGTTTTATTTTAGGAATTATTTTCCTATATTTATTTGGATTTAAGTGGCCGCTATTTCCAGTCTCTGGTTGGGGGGATTCATTTTCTCAGTCAGTTTTGCCAACCTTAGCATTAGCTGTTACACCGGCCGCCGTTGTGACGCGCTTTGTCCGTTCAGAAATGATTGAGGCTTTAGGATCAGACTATGTACAGTTGGCACGTGCTAAAGGTCTTAGTGAAAAAGAAATTGTCAATAAACATGCTTATCGTAATTCAATGATTCCAGTTTTGACATTAGTTGGACCGATGGCTGCTGGTTTGTTAACCGGATCAACACTGATCGAAAATATTTTCTCAATTCCAGGCATTGGGCAACAATTCGTCTCATCTATTCCTACAAAAGATTTTCCAGTTATCATGGGTACAACAATTGTTTATGCTGTGATGTTGATGGTAATGATTCTGATTACGGACATTTTGACGGCAATTGTTGATCCACGTGTTCGTTTGCAATAA
- a CDS encoding amino acid ABC transporter permease — MTLLQNNFPTFLQGFGYTLLSSIIALIISMILGTFFAILQILPQKWAQKIGNVYVQVFRNIPLLIITFFFFLVVAKVIPMNGFAAGTIALSLYTSAFIAETVRAGILSVDNGQMEGARANGLSFNQSMRYIVLPQAFKIALPSLGNQFINLVKNSSILAFVGGLDLMYQGNMVAATTFDTFSTYIIVALFYLVITLPLSYYMQNLERKLKHAA, encoded by the coding sequence ATGACGTTATTACAAAATAATTTCCCAACGTTCTTGCAAGGATTCGGATATACTTTACTATCAAGTATTATTGCGCTAATCATTTCTATGATTTTGGGCACGTTCTTTGCTATTTTACAAATTTTGCCACAAAAATGGGCGCAAAAAATTGGTAATGTATATGTGCAAGTATTTCGTAACATTCCATTATTGATTATCACCTTCTTCTTCTTCCTAGTTGTTGCTAAGGTTATCCCAATGAACGGGTTTGCAGCTGGAACCATCGCATTATCATTATATACATCAGCTTTTATTGCTGAAACTGTTCGTGCCGGTATCCTTTCCGTTGATAATGGACAAATGGAAGGGGCGCGTGCTAATGGATTATCGTTTAATCAAAGTATGCGGTACATTGTACTGCCCCAAGCCTTTAAAATAGCACTACCATCACTTGGAAACCAATTCATTAATTTGGTTAAAAATTCATCAATTCTAGCCTTTGTTGGTGGATTGGATTTGATGTATCAAGGAAATATGGTTGCAGCTACTACGTTTGACACTTTTAGCACGTATATCATTGTGGCACTTTTCTATTTGGTAATTACACTGCCATTGAGCTACTACATGCAAAATCTCGAACGCAAACTAAAGCACGCAGCATAA
- a CDS encoding amino acid ABC transporter permease, producing MVTLGIFDAFTPQNVQYLLGGLGITVGVSIISVILSFIAGSIIGIVQFERIPYFSKFVGTINNIIRNLPLLLIIFFVYFALPKLGIHLPIFWATVVAMSTFESSMLAEIVRGGLESIDEGQFEGARANGLTNIQTMIYIVLPQAYKKMIPPIISQLISLVKDTSLAMGIVLAEMTYRGQIIYAQNSTYIIPVLIAITLVYFLLNYGLSLIAKWFDRRLA from the coding sequence ATGGTTACATTAGGAATTTTTGACGCCTTTACACCGCAAAACGTCCAATATTTGTTGGGTGGATTAGGCATTACAGTTGGTGTATCAATTATCTCGGTTATTCTAAGTTTTATTGCTGGATCAATCATTGGAATTGTTCAATTTGAACGTATCCCATATTTTTCTAAGTTTGTCGGTACAATTAATAATATTATTCGTAATTTACCGTTACTATTAATTATTTTCTTCGTTTATTTTGCTTTACCAAAGCTAGGCATTCATTTACCTATCTTTTGGGCAACTGTTGTTGCGATGAGTACTTTTGAATCTTCCATGCTCGCTGAAATTGTGCGTGGCGGACTAGAATCAATTGATGAAGGACAGTTTGAAGGTGCACGTGCTAATGGACTAACAAATATCCAGACAATGATCTACATTGTCCTGCCCCAAGCATATAAGAAAATGATTCCACCAATCATTTCACAGTTGATATCATTGGTTAAGGACACAAGTCTTGCTATGGGTATTGTCTTAGCCGAGATGACTTATCGTGGTCAGATTATTTATGCACAAAACTCTACTTATATCATTCCGGTTCTGATTGCGATTACGTTAGTATACTTCTTGTTGAATTATGGCCTATCGTTAATTGCCAAGTGGTTTGATCGTCGCTTAGCCTAA